The following proteins come from a genomic window of Nothobranchius furzeri strain GRZ-AD chromosome 1, NfurGRZ-RIMD1, whole genome shotgun sequence:
- the LOC107376333 gene encoding protocadherin alpha-C2 isoform X1, with protein sequence MTQRATCVVRLEFTLVFLCFLATIMSVSSVTHYSVPEEMEDGSVVANLAADLGLEVKTLKTRKMRVDVVANKKYLDINKDTGELFIAERIDRELLCPLKTTTHCFLKLDATIENPIRMFNIEVEITDINDNAPHFRRGTMHLDISESSPVGERFSLNNAADPDVGANSVKDYYLSASDHFALEIQTGRDGSKFADLVLQKALDREQQAVHNLILTAVDGGVPTRTGTASIIVRVLDVNDNAPSFDKDKYVVDVMENSPIGSLVMKLNATDLDEGSNSDVVYSYSLYTSERTQEMFQLNPENGEIRVKEMINYEDLKLYELEVIASDKGHNSLSEQCRVTIQVTDMNDNHPEISIKSFQSPVKEDVATDTVIAVVSVSDKDSGDNGLVDLHVPDNMPFKLRESSDNYYELVVSEPLDREKVPEYDITFTVTDRGSPPLSDNETMTLELLDVNDNVPQFPQSFYTIRVMENNAPGALLSSLTAFDPDLHENQYLVYFILEKEIANTSMSMLFSINPENGNLYALKTFDYEIEKDFVFHIEARDSGSPPLSSNVTVHIIIVDQNDNAPSIVSPWCERGSVVEEKIPRSTDKGSLVAKVIALDKDSVHNSRITYQFLQLADASLFSLDQYNGEIRTMRMFSYKDPRHHRLVVVAKVNGEPALSATVTIKLLTVETAVKAYSDMTEMSLEYDIFSDINLYLVIGLGSVSFLLLITILVTIVLKCQKVKPSKSAPPSRNSVISERNSTIADSTLVSNDAYWYSLFLAETRKGKLVVRQPVPKGSRYIVSSIPRGTGLSETSDSAASTLQASTASSSSSSSSK encoded by the exons ATGACGCAACGTGCTACATGCGTTGTCCGCCTGGAGTTCACGCTTGTATTTCTCTGTTTTTTGGCCACAATAATGTCGGTGTCTTCCGTCACTCATTACTCTGTCCCTGAAGAAATGGAGGACGGATCTGTCGTGGCGAATTTGGCAGCAGATTTGGGATTAGAGGTTAAAACTTTGAAGACGAGGAAGATGCGCGTGGATGTTGTGGCCAACAAGAAATATCTGGACATCAACAAAGACACCGGTGAGCTTTTTATTGCAGAAAGGATTGACAGAGAGCTGTTATGCCCGTTAAAAACGACAACACACTGCTTCCTTAAATTAGACGCTACAATAGAAAATCCAATCCGGATGTTTAACATAGAAGTAGAGATAACAGATATAAATGACAACGCTCCGCATTTCAGACGAGGAACGATGCATTTGGACATCTCAGAGTCAAGCCCCGTGGGGGAGAGGTTCTCCCTGAATAACGCAGCGGATCCAGATGTCGGAGCCAATTCTGTAAAAGATTACTACCTGAGCGCAAGTGATCATTTTGCGCTTGAAATTCAGACCGGAAGAGATGGATCAAAGTTCGCAGATTTGGTTCTGCAAAAAGCTCTGGACAGAGAGCAGCAGGCTGTTCATAATCTAATTCTCACTGCTGTGGATGGCGGAGTGCCCACGCGCACAGGTACAGCCAGCATCATTGTGCGCGTGCTCGATGTGAACGACAACGCCCCTTCATTCGACAAAGACAAATACGTTGTAGATGTGATGGAGAACTCTCCTATTGGTAGCTTGGTGATGAAACTGAATGCTACAGATTTAGATGAAGGGTCCAACTCTGATGTTGTTTATTCTTACAGTTTGTACACATCAGAGAGaacccaggagatgtttcagctgaatCCAGAAAATGGTGAAATCAGAGTGAAAGAAATGATCAATTATGAAGATTTGAAACTGTATGAGCTGGAGGTGATAGCCAGTGACAAGGGGCACAATTCTTTATCTGAGCAGTGCAGAGTGACAATCCAGGTGACTGATATGAATGATAATCATCCAGAAATATCTATTAAATCCTTCCAGAGTCCAGTGAAGGAAGACGTGGCCACAGACACGGTGATAGCTGTAGTTAGTGTGAGTGATAAAGACTCAGGGGACAATGGGCTGGTTGATCTTCATGTTCCAGACAACATGCCCTTCAAACTGAGGGAGTCCTCTGATAATTATTATGAGTTAGTGGTGTCAGAGCCATTAGACCGAGAGAAGGTCCCAGAGTATGACATCACTTTCACTGTGACAGACAGAGGTTCTCCTCCTTTAtctgacaatgaaacaatgactttAGAGCTGCTGGATGTTAATGACAATGTTCCCCAGTTCCCCCAGTCTTTTTATACCATACGTGTGATGGAGAATAACGCCCCCGGAGCCTTGCTCAGCTCCCTCACTGCCTTTGACCCTGACCTCCATGAGAACCAGTATCTAGTGTATTTCATCCTGGAGAAGGAGATCGCCAACACCTCCATGTCCATGCTGTTCTCCATCAACCCAGAGAACGGGAACCTTTATGCACTGAAGACCTTTGACTATGAGATAGAGAAGGACTTTGTTTTCCACATCGAGGCCAGAGACTCTGGTTCTCCTCCTCTCAGCAGTAACGTGACCGTCCACATCATCATTGTGGACCAAAATGACAACGCTCCATCTATCGTGTCTCCGTGGTGTGAGCGTGGCTCGGTGGTGGAGGAGAAGATCCCCAGATCCACTGACAAAGGCTCTCTGGTTGCCAAGGTGATAGCCTTGGACAAGGACTCTGTGCACAACTCTCGGATCACCTACCAGTTCCTGCAGCTGGCTGATGCCTCCTTGTTCAGTCTGGACCAGTACAACGGAGAGATCCGGACCATGAGGATGTTCAGTTACAAAGACCCGCGCCACCACAGGCTGGTTGTTGTTGCCAAGGTCAACGGGGAGCCCGCTCTGTCTGCTACAGTCACCATCAAGCTGCTGACAGTGGAGACTGCTGTGAAGGCCTACTCTGACATGACTGAGATGTCTCTGGAATATGACATCTTCTCAGACATCAACCTGTACTTGGTGATCGGTCTGGGCTCGGTGTCCTTCCTGCTGCTGATCACCATACTGGTGACCATCGTGCTGAAGTGTCAGAAGGTGAAACCCAGCAAATCGGCTCCTCCCAGCAGGAACAGCGTGATCAGTGAGAGGAACTCCACCATCGCAGACTCCACTCTGGTGTCCAACGATGCCTACTGGTACAGTCTGTTTCTAGCAGAGACCAGGAAAGGAAAGCTGGTGGTCAGACAGCCTGTGCCAAAGGGCTCCAGATACATCGTGTCCAGCATCCCCAGAGGGACAGGACTGTCAGAGACCAGCGACTCAGCAGCGTCCACTCTACAG GCATCCACtgcgagcagcagcagcagcagcagttccaAGTAA
- the LOC107376333 gene encoding protocadherin alpha-C2 isoform X2: MTQRATCVVRLEFTLVFLCFLATIMSVSSVTHYSVPEEMEDGSVVANLAADLGLEVKTLKTRKMRVDVVANKKYLDINKDTGELFIAERIDRELLCPLKTTTHCFLKLDATIENPIRMFNIEVEITDINDNAPHFRRGTMHLDISESSPVGERFSLNNAADPDVGANSVKDYYLSASDHFALEIQTGRDGSKFADLVLQKALDREQQAVHNLILTAVDGGVPTRTGTASIIVRVLDVNDNAPSFDKDKYVVDVMENSPIGSLVMKLNATDLDEGSNSDVVYSYSLYTSERTQEMFQLNPENGEIRVKEMINYEDLKLYELEVIASDKGHNSLSEQCRVTIQVTDMNDNHPEISIKSFQSPVKEDVATDTVIAVVSVSDKDSGDNGLVDLHVPDNMPFKLRESSDNYYELVVSEPLDREKVPEYDITFTVTDRGSPPLSDNETMTLELLDVNDNVPQFPQSFYTIRVMENNAPGALLSSLTAFDPDLHENQYLVYFILEKEIANTSMSMLFSINPENGNLYALKTFDYEIEKDFVFHIEARDSGSPPLSSNVTVHIIIVDQNDNAPSIVSPWCERGSVVEEKIPRSTDKGSLVAKVIALDKDSVHNSRITYQFLQLADASLFSLDQYNGEIRTMRMFSYKDPRHHRLVVVAKVNGEPALSATVTIKLLTVETAVKAYSDMTEMSLEYDIFSDINLYLVIGLGSVSFLLLITILVTIVLKCQKVKPSKSAPPSRNSVISERNSTIADSTLVSNDAYWYSLFLAETRKGKLVVRQPVPKGSRYIVSSIPRGTGLSETSDSAASTLQYPK; the protein is encoded by the exons ATGACGCAACGTGCTACATGCGTTGTCCGCCTGGAGTTCACGCTTGTATTTCTCTGTTTTTTGGCCACAATAATGTCGGTGTCTTCCGTCACTCATTACTCTGTCCCTGAAGAAATGGAGGACGGATCTGTCGTGGCGAATTTGGCAGCAGATTTGGGATTAGAGGTTAAAACTTTGAAGACGAGGAAGATGCGCGTGGATGTTGTGGCCAACAAGAAATATCTGGACATCAACAAAGACACCGGTGAGCTTTTTATTGCAGAAAGGATTGACAGAGAGCTGTTATGCCCGTTAAAAACGACAACACACTGCTTCCTTAAATTAGACGCTACAATAGAAAATCCAATCCGGATGTTTAACATAGAAGTAGAGATAACAGATATAAATGACAACGCTCCGCATTTCAGACGAGGAACGATGCATTTGGACATCTCAGAGTCAAGCCCCGTGGGGGAGAGGTTCTCCCTGAATAACGCAGCGGATCCAGATGTCGGAGCCAATTCTGTAAAAGATTACTACCTGAGCGCAAGTGATCATTTTGCGCTTGAAATTCAGACCGGAAGAGATGGATCAAAGTTCGCAGATTTGGTTCTGCAAAAAGCTCTGGACAGAGAGCAGCAGGCTGTTCATAATCTAATTCTCACTGCTGTGGATGGCGGAGTGCCCACGCGCACAGGTACAGCCAGCATCATTGTGCGCGTGCTCGATGTGAACGACAACGCCCCTTCATTCGACAAAGACAAATACGTTGTAGATGTGATGGAGAACTCTCCTATTGGTAGCTTGGTGATGAAACTGAATGCTACAGATTTAGATGAAGGGTCCAACTCTGATGTTGTTTATTCTTACAGTTTGTACACATCAGAGAGaacccaggagatgtttcagctgaatCCAGAAAATGGTGAAATCAGAGTGAAAGAAATGATCAATTATGAAGATTTGAAACTGTATGAGCTGGAGGTGATAGCCAGTGACAAGGGGCACAATTCTTTATCTGAGCAGTGCAGAGTGACAATCCAGGTGACTGATATGAATGATAATCATCCAGAAATATCTATTAAATCCTTCCAGAGTCCAGTGAAGGAAGACGTGGCCACAGACACGGTGATAGCTGTAGTTAGTGTGAGTGATAAAGACTCAGGGGACAATGGGCTGGTTGATCTTCATGTTCCAGACAACATGCCCTTCAAACTGAGGGAGTCCTCTGATAATTATTATGAGTTAGTGGTGTCAGAGCCATTAGACCGAGAGAAGGTCCCAGAGTATGACATCACTTTCACTGTGACAGACAGAGGTTCTCCTCCTTTAtctgacaatgaaacaatgactttAGAGCTGCTGGATGTTAATGACAATGTTCCCCAGTTCCCCCAGTCTTTTTATACCATACGTGTGATGGAGAATAACGCCCCCGGAGCCTTGCTCAGCTCCCTCACTGCCTTTGACCCTGACCTCCATGAGAACCAGTATCTAGTGTATTTCATCCTGGAGAAGGAGATCGCCAACACCTCCATGTCCATGCTGTTCTCCATCAACCCAGAGAACGGGAACCTTTATGCACTGAAGACCTTTGACTATGAGATAGAGAAGGACTTTGTTTTCCACATCGAGGCCAGAGACTCTGGTTCTCCTCCTCTCAGCAGTAACGTGACCGTCCACATCATCATTGTGGACCAAAATGACAACGCTCCATCTATCGTGTCTCCGTGGTGTGAGCGTGGCTCGGTGGTGGAGGAGAAGATCCCCAGATCCACTGACAAAGGCTCTCTGGTTGCCAAGGTGATAGCCTTGGACAAGGACTCTGTGCACAACTCTCGGATCACCTACCAGTTCCTGCAGCTGGCTGATGCCTCCTTGTTCAGTCTGGACCAGTACAACGGAGAGATCCGGACCATGAGGATGTTCAGTTACAAAGACCCGCGCCACCACAGGCTGGTTGTTGTTGCCAAGGTCAACGGGGAGCCCGCTCTGTCTGCTACAGTCACCATCAAGCTGCTGACAGTGGAGACTGCTGTGAAGGCCTACTCTGACATGACTGAGATGTCTCTGGAATATGACATCTTCTCAGACATCAACCTGTACTTGGTGATCGGTCTGGGCTCGGTGTCCTTCCTGCTGCTGATCACCATACTGGTGACCATCGTGCTGAAGTGTCAGAAGGTGAAACCCAGCAAATCGGCTCCTCCCAGCAGGAACAGCGTGATCAGTGAGAGGAACTCCACCATCGCAGACTCCACTCTGGTGTCCAACGATGCCTACTGGTACAGTCTGTTTCTAGCAGAGACCAGGAAAGGAAAGCTGGTGGTCAGACAGCCTGTGCCAAAGGGCTCCAGATACATCGTGTCCAGCATCCCCAGAGGGACAGGACTGTCAGAGACCAGCGACTCAGCAGCGTCCACTCTACAG TATCCTAAATGA